The bacterium genome window below encodes:
- the rsmI gene encoding 16S rRNA (cytidine(1402)-2'-O)-methyltransferase has product MKKGTLYVVGTPIGHPDDISLRAIEVLRSVDYIACEERKTALRLLSGHNIEKELVEVNEHTEKQETDQIVLDLAMGKDIALISDCGMPVFADPGTHLLGEVMDTGIRVTAVPGPTSLTTALAVSGFDAHRFYFYGFLSPKRPERKEELRMLRDFPAPTVFLDAPYRLVQVLEDMTAAYGKGRKAAVAVDLTLPSEEVRRGTLEQLRDHYRAHKRKCEFVIIVDGAPQRRRHRR; this is encoded by the coding sequence ATGAAAAAGGGGACGCTGTATGTCGTAGGCACTCCGATCGGACATCCCGATGATATCTCGTTGCGCGCGATTGAAGTCCTGCGTTCGGTAGATTATATCGCCTGCGAGGAAAGAAAAACCGCGCTGCGTTTGCTGTCAGGACACAACATCGAAAAAGAACTCGTCGAGGTGAACGAGCACACGGAAAAGCAGGAAACCGATCAGATCGTGCTCGATCTCGCGATGGGAAAGGATATCGCGCTGATATCCGACTGCGGCATGCCGGTGTTCGCCGATCCCGGTACGCATCTCCTGGGTGAAGTCATGGATACGGGCATCCGCGTCACTGCCGTCCCGGGACCCACCTCGCTCACCACAGCGCTCGCCGTCTCCGGCTTCGATGCGCATCGCTTTTACTTCTATGGCTTCCTCTCCCCCAAGCGCCCCGAACGCAAGGAGGAACTACGCATGCTGCGGGACTTCCCCGCACCCACCGTGTTTCTCGATGCGCCGTACCGGCTGGTCCAGGTGCTTGAGGACATGACCGCCGCGTATGGCAAGGGACGCAAGGCCGCAGTGGCGGTAGACCTTACCCTCCCGAGCGAAGAGGTTCGCCGGGGCACGCTCGAACAGCTCCGCGACCATTACCGCGCCCACAAACGCAAATGTGAATTCGTGATCATCGTCGACGGCGCCCCCCAGCGCAGAAGGCATCGGCGCTGA
- a CDS encoding choice-of-anchor D domain-containing protein, whose translation MARLVLPTIVFFLTLTAQLTAQTGTWVEHPITGRLPYIYDMDMYDENFGVLITQPDMSTERSGIVFTDDGWDHWMPVPASGPMFTPPLPDWVVWRAVYVLDNRLAYVVGDSAMVYKTFDKGRTWQQINLPWDTNRFMSPPTLHDIVWADEANGMIVGGDGFEAMINGGEDHPAQVFMTTNGGNDWFENPVPPQYILSGMGALLTVDYAGGKYIMGGEFGLLLEYSGSGNYTPIYPISVSGMTDLFFTNIQMTTADDHILCGQRQQAQMPFAYRSILNGNRYVNVTPGNLPSTVKGMWAGDFLNANRGMIGAGRHYIGVSADGGFNYEKHSIGYVPNTDPMTAIKMVSEQSGFAVGGNKAQNTGYMIRFYGVPPVSDISNTDTELTFPEISCERSAEASFIIRNSGNGALTIDPNHLNFSPPEYEIVNNGIFPLTLPPGQFIEVKVKWTPPSNFGGTQVGTLSIGSNDPDHNPWLVRLEGKRNYGALSFLDEMQLSYGTCVGDTLRFPTPISATGNRNPTFVRMEFVSGDNDFGLLNPQPGTEINGSENFEFIFAPQDSAMRRGVYRIINGNPTCPDTAIIALNGMGQISKMTASATTIDFGEICTGGMKDTSITLQNIGNTFVSIGLIEYADGDPMFGSPDRGLVLLQDSSKTLHLEFKPWEAGDFEATYRIPYGLCTDTLLLTLKGKALETVLEFDPPSPVTVGPIFANRVTNKTITITNPGDTPAHITGIDFTKILPPLQFQNKPPIPMTLQPGGSTTFTLRFAPVDIGEFNTSVRVTWDARCPDTGYVEINARCVPNPEIEAPQAADLGIQPCSTPLRDTIIIKNKGNGPLVFYSISLSGADAAHFKVIQPAINDTAQPESEYPMIVEFNRPTEGESHAIIRLTHNDLQAGVTNINVTARRTVAEFTVEGDSTTEFFTRLFVPESRQFTIRNTSNQPLTITRISVVKESSVFSATPAQALPVPLSPGQSMTFDVEFNPNARGPFHPIVEIESDPCGDTYALGLTGTGDTDGLAPDRGDITYLMDPCSFEESCEDIILKNQGLESVDVTGLTISQSGSVFSINPPLPTPFTLGPNQEQTITVCASPALLGTEHGTLIISSSDPAYPSLSVMLHATRDSVGLELSETDIDFGRHAICDVINAVKLQLTNTGNTPETVNISLQNGTAFTTSEIGDISIPASKLIGLFVEFTPPGYGSYDDVLIIVTESCQKEFRIPLHGELVEQQYAATPNPLSFPVVNVGGATTRDITFQNNGGMDATIGEIIISPTGTFSLQSGSPMQVASGTSETYTIRFNPQTENTFAATACFIITGPCADTICVDLQGEGVRGTLEVRPPLLAYGSKAQCEITTLNDTLENTGSGPITILSATIIGANASAFTNLTPVVNPESIPAGAERIFELRFDPSMVLGDGPVNAALRIQTDDGVLPVFDIPLEAERVTLVAAADGSVNLGTLEVNNPVSRSITLHNTGSVPLCYDRSNITFPPLTSATPAPPYCIQPGDSLTLQLDFNASNTGSFLGTMTLLVDAPCADSTVYDFRATAQEGALTQIDTVRLDPQFWCEERSFNFTIRSTYLEDITLESVQLEGTDASFFSILAPDPATLPASIASGATEQVSIVLNPDARTHTYTATFVSRFTAFGTPVERRTVLIARAVLPTVTVSSANWPVTVVGQSGGVRQIVIENTCELPLNIADVMSSNPIFNMNTVTPAPPAVLQSGEQMTADVEFLPTASGSFTDSLVVTTGAPCAISVAGMLEAEAIPQPIVDAILSLDQLAARVDDVIDVTVMVDADLGPAQVTGWTGSIAFNRSMLYPVELVKDGTLSSAMQVAMDYNNSAGELTITASGAEVAAGTGALITVRCLVLVGNSLNTTLRLMDDWAFTQGYARVSGTDDGSFELLDYCLPGDRLMTDIPGFVLHQNHPNPVSASAAPAARITYEVPADMTITLDLYDMIGRHVTSIDEGFRQRGVHTVNLGVAELEPGTYVYVLRSADKTAVRRMIIVR comes from the coding sequence ATGGCACGCCTCGTCCTACCTACTATTGTCTTTTTTCTCACCCTCACAGCACAACTCACCGCGCAAACCGGGACCTGGGTAGAGCACCCGATAACTGGCCGCCTCCCGTACATCTACGACATGGATATGTACGATGAGAACTTCGGTGTGTTAATCACGCAGCCTGATATGTCAACTGAGAGGAGCGGCATCGTCTTTACCGACGACGGCTGGGATCACTGGATGCCAGTCCCTGCGTCGGGCCCGATGTTCACTCCGCCATTGCCGGACTGGGTTGTCTGGCGCGCGGTGTACGTCCTTGACAACCGACTAGCTTATGTCGTGGGCGACAGCGCCATGGTGTACAAGACCTTCGACAAGGGACGCACATGGCAGCAGATAAACCTTCCGTGGGACACCAACCGCTTCATGTCTCCTCCCACGCTGCATGACATCGTGTGGGCGGACGAAGCCAATGGCATGATTGTCGGTGGAGACGGTTTCGAGGCGATGATCAACGGGGGCGAGGACCATCCCGCACAGGTATTCATGACGACGAATGGCGGCAACGACTGGTTTGAAAACCCGGTCCCGCCGCAGTACATCCTCTCTGGAATGGGGGCACTGCTGACCGTCGATTATGCAGGCGGTAAATACATCATGGGTGGGGAATTCGGCCTCCTCCTTGAATACTCGGGATCGGGAAATTATACACCGATATACCCTATCAGCGTTTCCGGAATGACCGATCTGTTCTTCACAAACATCCAGATGACCACAGCAGATGATCACATTCTCTGCGGCCAGAGACAGCAGGCACAGATGCCCTTCGCATATCGGTCCATCCTCAATGGAAACCGCTACGTCAACGTCACACCCGGCAACCTGCCCTCCACCGTGAAAGGCATGTGGGCCGGTGATTTCCTCAATGCAAACCGCGGTATGATCGGCGCAGGAAGACATTATATCGGCGTTTCGGCCGATGGCGGCTTCAATTACGAGAAGCATTCCATCGGCTACGTCCCGAATACCGACCCCATGACTGCCATCAAGATGGTGAGCGAACAATCCGGCTTCGCCGTCGGCGGCAACAAGGCACAGAACACAGGTTACATGATACGCTTTTACGGTGTACCTCCTGTATCCGATATCTCCAATACCGATACCGAACTCACCTTTCCTGAAATCAGCTGTGAACGTTCGGCTGAAGCTTCCTTCATCATTCGCAACAGCGGCAACGGCGCGCTGACCATTGACCCGAATCACCTCAACTTCTCCCCGCCGGAATATGAAATTGTGAACAATGGGATTTTCCCGCTCACGCTTCCGCCGGGACAGTTTATCGAGGTCAAGGTGAAGTGGACGCCGCCTTCGAATTTCGGCGGAACACAGGTCGGCACGCTTTCCATCGGCAGCAATGATCCGGATCACAATCCCTGGCTCGTGCGCCTCGAGGGAAAGCGCAACTATGGCGCTCTGAGTTTCCTCGACGAAATGCAGCTTTCCTACGGAACCTGCGTCGGCGATACGCTTCGTTTCCCGACACCCATCAGTGCGACGGGAAATCGCAATCCGACGTTCGTCAGAATGGAGTTCGTCTCTGGCGACAACGACTTCGGTCTGCTCAATCCGCAGCCCGGTACGGAGATCAACGGATCTGAGAACTTTGAATTTATTTTTGCGCCGCAGGACAGTGCGATGCGCCGCGGCGTGTATCGCATCATCAACGGCAATCCTACCTGTCCCGACACCGCGATTATCGCGCTCAACGGTATGGGACAGATTTCGAAAATGACGGCGTCGGCAACGACGATCGATTTCGGTGAGATCTGCACGGGAGGGATGAAAGACACATCCATCACGCTGCAGAATATAGGGAATACTTTTGTTTCCATCGGACTGATTGAATACGCCGATGGGGATCCGATGTTCGGTTCGCCGGACAGGGGACTGGTGCTTCTGCAGGACAGCAGCAAGACGCTGCATCTCGAATTCAAGCCCTGGGAAGCCGGCGACTTTGAAGCGACGTATCGCATTCCTTATGGACTCTGCACCGATACTCTTCTGCTCACACTGAAGGGCAAGGCGCTGGAAACCGTCCTCGAATTCGATCCCCCGAGTCCTGTCACCGTCGGTCCCATCTTTGCGAACCGCGTGACCAACAAAACCATCACGATCACCAATCCGGGTGACACTCCGGCACATATCACCGGCATCGATTTCACGAAAATCCTGCCCCCTCTGCAATTCCAGAACAAGCCACCCATCCCCATGACACTGCAGCCTGGAGGCAGCACAACGTTCACGCTGCGCTTCGCGCCTGTGGATATTGGGGAATTCAACACCTCGGTGCGTGTGACCTGGGATGCCCGCTGTCCGGATACCGGCTACGTGGAGATCAACGCACGCTGTGTACCGAACCCGGAAATCGAAGCGCCGCAGGCAGCCGATCTCGGCATACAGCCCTGCTCCACCCCGCTTCGCGATACAATTATCATCAAGAACAAGGGCAACGGTCCGCTGGTCTTCTATAGCATCAGCCTCAGCGGCGCGGATGCAGCTCACTTCAAGGTGATACAGCCCGCGATCAACGACACCGCACAGCCCGAAAGCGAATACCCGATGATCGTGGAATTCAATCGTCCCACCGAGGGCGAGAGCCACGCCATCATCCGTCTCACACACAATGACCTGCAGGCCGGGGTGACGAACATCAATGTCACCGCGCGCAGAACGGTGGCCGAATTCACCGTGGAAGGGGATTCGACGACGGAATTCTTCACACGTCTTTTCGTCCCCGAATCACGGCAGTTCACCATTCGCAATACCAGCAATCAGCCTCTCACGATTACGCGCATCAGCGTCGTGAAGGAAAGCTCGGTGTTCAGTGCCACTCCTGCGCAGGCACTTCCCGTTCCGCTGTCCCCGGGTCAGTCGATGACCTTCGATGTGGAATTCAATCCGAACGCACGCGGTCCCTTCCACCCGATCGTGGAAATCGAAAGCGATCCCTGCGGCGACACGTATGCACTCGGACTGACGGGTACGGGCGACACTGATGGACTCGCGCCTGATCGCGGCGACATCACCTATTTGATGGATCCGTGCTCGTTCGAAGAATCCTGCGAGGACATCATTCTGAAGAACCAGGGACTGGAATCCGTGGATGTGACCGGACTCACCATTTCGCAGTCCGGCAGCGTCTTCAGCATCAATCCCCCGCTGCCCACACCCTTCACGCTCGGTCCGAACCAGGAACAGACGATCACAGTCTGTGCCTCCCCGGCATTGCTGGGCACCGAGCATGGTACGCTGATTATCAGCAGCAGCGATCCTGCGTATCCTTCGCTCTCGGTCATGCTTCATGCGACGCGTGACAGCGTTGGACTCGAGCTTTCCGAAACGGATATCGATTTCGGACGACATGCAATCTGTGATGTGATCAACGCCGTGAAGCTTCAGCTCACCAACACCGGGAACACTCCCGAGACGGTAAACATCTCGCTGCAGAATGGTACAGCATTTACAACTTCGGAGATCGGAGACATCAGCATTCCGGCTTCAAAGCTTATCGGACTGTTCGTGGAATTCACGCCGCCGGGATACGGCAGCTATGATGACGTTCTCATCATCGTGACCGAATCCTGCCAGAAGGAATTCCGCATTCCTCTGCATGGTGAACTGGTCGAGCAGCAGTATGCTGCGACACCCAATCCGCTCAGCTTCCCCGTCGTCAACGTCGGCGGAGCCACCACGCGGGATATCACCTTCCAGAACAACGGCGGCATGGATGCCACCATCGGTGAAATCATCATTTCACCGACCGGCACCTTCTCGCTGCAGTCTGGCTCCCCGATGCAGGTTGCATCCGGCACGTCCGAGACATATACCATACGCTTCAATCCCCAGACCGAAAACACCTTCGCGGCAACAGCATGCTTCATCATCACCGGTCCCTGCGCCGACACCATCTGTGTCGATCTCCAGGGCGAAGGTGTGCGCGGAACGCTGGAAGTGCGTCCCCCGCTTCTCGCTTACGGCAGCAAGGCCCAGTGCGAGATCACCACACTGAATGACACGCTGGAGAATACAGGAAGCGGTCCGATCACCATCCTTTCCGCGACCATCATCGGTGCAAACGCCTCGGCCTTCACGAACCTGACACCGGTGGTAAATCCCGAGTCCATTCCCGCGGGTGCGGAGCGCATCTTCGAACTGCGCTTCGATCCTTCCATGGTGCTCGGTGACGGTCCGGTCAACGCCGCACTCAGAATACAGACCGATGACGGCGTACTTCCTGTCTTCGACATTCCGCTCGAAGCCGAACGCGTCACACTGGTTGCGGCAGCTGATGGCAGCGTCAATCTCGGAACGCTGGAAGTGAACAACCCGGTTTCCCGCAGCATCACGCTGCATAACACCGGCAGCGTCCCGCTCTGTTACGACCGCAGCAATATCACCTTCCCGCCACTCACCAGTGCGACCCCGGCGCCGCCCTACTGCATACAGCCGGGTGATTCCCTGACCCTGCAGCTCGATTTCAATGCATCGAACACCGGCAGCTTCCTCGGCACGATGACGCTGCTCGTGGATGCTCCCTGTGCCGATTCCACCGTGTACGACTTCCGTGCCACCGCGCAGGAAGGCGCGCTCACGCAGATCGATACCGTGCGACTCGATCCGCAGTTCTGGTGCGAAGAGCGCAGTTTCAACTTCACGATTCGCAGCACGTATCTTGAAGACATCACGCTTGAGTCCGTGCAGCTCGAAGGCACTGATGCCAGCTTCTTCAGCATCCTGGCACCGGATCCGGCGACGCTGCCCGCGAGCATTGCCAGCGGTGCGACCGAGCAGGTCAGCATCGTGCTGAATCCTGATGCGCGCACGCATACTTACACTGCCACCTTCGTGTCGCGCTTCACCGCGTTCGGCACGCCGGTTGAGAGACGGACGGTGCTGATTGCGCGTGCCGTACTGCCGACGGTGACCGTCAGCTCGGCCAACTGGCCGGTGACGGTGGTCGGACAATCCGGCGGCGTGCGGCAGATCGTGATCGAAAACACCTGCGAGCTTCCGCTGAACATCGCGGATGTGATGAGCAGCAATCCGATATTCAACATGAACACCGTCACTCCAGCCCCGCCTGCAGTTCTGCAGTCCGGCGAACAGATGACGGCGGACGTTGAATTCCTCCCGACCGCATCCGGCAGCTTCACCGACAGTCTTGTCGTCACCACCGGCGCTCCCTGCGCCATCAGCGTGGCCGGCATGCTTGAGGCCGAAGCCATTCCGCAGCCGATTGTGGACGCCATTCTCAGTCTCGATCAGCTTGCCGCGCGCGTAGATGACGTTATCGACGTCACCGTCATGGTCGATGCCGATCTGGGTCCCGCCCAAGTCACGGGATGGACCGGAAGCATCGCCTTCAACCGCAGCATGCTGTACCCGGTTGAGCTGGTGAAAGACGGCACCCTGTCGTCTGCCATGCAGGTCGCCATGGACTACAACAACAGCGCGGGTGAACTCACCATAACCGCGAGTGGTGCCGAAGTCGCCGCGGGCACCGGCGCGCTCATCACCGTGCGCTGCCTGGTCCTGGTCGGCAACAGCCTCAACACCACGCTGCGTTTGATGGACGACTGGGCCTTCACCCAGGGTTACGCCCGGGTCAGCGGCACGGATGACGGCAGCTTCGAGCTGCTCGACTACTGTCTGCCCGGCGACCGTCTGATGACAGACATTCCCGGCTTCGTGCTGCATCAGAACCATCCGAACCCGGTCTCCGCCTCCGCGGCACCGGCTGCGCGGATCACCTACGAGGTTCCTGCGGACATGACGATCACGCTCGACCTCTACGACATGATCGGACGTCACGTGACGTCCATCGACGAAGGTTTCCGCCAGCGCGGCGTCCACACCGTCAACCTCGGTGTCGCCGAGCTCGAACCCGGAACCTACGTCTACGTACTCCGCAGCGCCGATAAAACCGCCGTACGCCGCATGATTATCGTGCGGTAA
- a CDS encoding OmpA family protein encodes MHLSKAFLPLLLLLPLWHATAQTEEPGYRDVMRFGVYVGPQFNFHSGTFDALDQESVCGTCTFENGDVMTLRFEALLEIPFNQSLMWSVRLGLQDYSGQFDRNNYYIGKVAQENGPPVDMIVNQTFDNTLSYFALSPGVLYFPDAELPLHLNAQVDFAFPMSKDYTLQEELVSPAGVRFADGTRDHQIRDEEIHDVSGIRLALAVGAGYDFPVARNVLITPALSYALPLTNVTGSGDWSVSAFNIGVGARWAMLPPEKEAPPPPPPPPPPPPPPEKIPPLAANLSVSGLDLEGGTTPATSITVEEIRTVERYPLLTYVFFNDGDAATPLRQNLLTPERASTFSVDDARGQELEIYRNMLNVIGRRMKDNPKARITLTGTNANSGIEKGATDLSRQRAQTVKKYFTDVWGIDAKRIATKARNLPEDPSAIDDERGQEENRRVEITSNMEGIVDPIRRDELEYNASLAGLLIEPKVDAPNGVDRWSLNIRQGDRTLFSKDGTGAAPASSYTWDFTGDVFSRSSEPLQIALRVRDRRDQSEDAKRQVMMNTLTLERKREERIGDTRINRSKLILFDFDKSTVSDRNRAIIDEVSESITENSRVSIVGYTDAVGDPEYNVKLSQQRADAVRRVFGKALQNVDVTTRGVGSTQLLFPNDTPEGRFYCRMVQVIVETPVGE; translated from the coding sequence ATGCATCTCTCCAAAGCTTTTCTCCCCCTGCTTCTGTTATTGCCGTTGTGGCACGCCACGGCACAAACGGAAGAACCCGGGTATCGTGACGTGATGCGTTTCGGCGTGTACGTCGGCCCACAGTTCAATTTCCACAGCGGTACGTTCGACGCGCTGGACCAGGAGTCCGTCTGCGGTACGTGTACCTTCGAAAACGGTGACGTCATGACGCTCCGTTTCGAGGCGCTGCTGGAAATCCCATTCAACCAATCCTTGATGTGGAGTGTCCGTCTCGGACTGCAGGATTATTCCGGGCAGTTCGACCGCAACAATTACTATATCGGTAAAGTGGCACAGGAGAACGGTCCCCCGGTCGACATGATCGTCAACCAGACCTTCGATAACACCCTCTCCTATTTTGCTCTGAGTCCGGGCGTGCTGTATTTCCCCGACGCTGAGCTGCCGCTTCATCTCAATGCACAGGTGGATTTCGCCTTCCCCATGAGCAAGGACTACACCCTGCAGGAGGAACTCGTTTCTCCCGCCGGTGTGCGCTTTGCCGATGGCACACGTGATCATCAGATTCGTGACGAGGAAATTCACGACGTCAGCGGCATTCGTCTCGCTCTGGCGGTGGGTGCGGGATATGACTTCCCGGTTGCCCGCAACGTGCTCATCACCCCGGCGCTTTCGTACGCCCTTCCGCTGACCAATGTCACCGGGAGCGGCGACTGGTCCGTCTCCGCCTTCAATATCGGTGTCGGAGCACGCTGGGCCATGCTGCCGCCGGAAAAAGAAGCTCCGCCGCCTCCACCACCACCCCCACCACCACCGCCTCCCCCCGAAAAGATTCCGCCGCTTGCGGCCAATCTTTCCGTCAGCGGGCTTGATCTCGAAGGTGGGACCACGCCTGCAACCTCCATTACGGTGGAGGAAATCCGCACCGTGGAACGCTACCCGCTGCTGACCTACGTGTTCTTCAATGACGGTGATGCCGCCACTCCGCTGCGTCAGAACCTGCTCACCCCCGAACGTGCATCCACCTTCTCGGTTGATGACGCCCGCGGACAGGAGCTCGAAATCTACCGCAACATGCTCAATGTCATCGGTCGCCGTATGAAGGACAATCCGAAGGCGCGCATTACGCTGACGGGTACCAACGCCAATAGCGGTATCGAAAAGGGCGCCACTGACCTTTCACGTCAGCGCGCACAGACAGTGAAAAAATACTTTACCGACGTCTGGGGTATCGATGCCAAACGCATCGCCACGAAAGCCCGCAATCTGCCTGAAGATCCTTCCGCCATCGATGACGAGCGTGGACAGGAAGAAAACCGCCGCGTCGAAATCACTTCGAATATGGAAGGCATCGTCGATCCCATCCGCCGTGACGAGCTTGAATACAACGCGTCTCTTGCCGGACTGCTGATTGAACCGAAGGTGGATGCGCCCAACGGTGTCGACCGCTGGTCTCTCAATATCCGTCAGGGCGATCGCACGCTGTTCAGCAAGGATGGCACCGGAGCTGCACCTGCTTCAAGCTACACCTGGGACTTCACGGGTGATGTGTTCTCACGCAGCAGTGAACCCCTGCAGATCGCGCTTCGGGTCCGCGACCGCCGCGATCAGAGCGAAGACGCCAAACGTCAGGTGATGATGAATACGCTGACGCTCGAGCGTAAACGTGAAGAACGCATCGGCGATACGCGCATCAACCGGTCCAAGCTGATCCTCTTCGATTTTGATAAATCGACGGTATCAGATCGCAACCGCGCCATCATAGACGAAGTGTCCGAAAGCATCACGGAGAATTCCCGCGTCTCCATCGTCGGCTACACCGACGCCGTGGGTGACCCCGAATACAACGTGAAGCTTTCGCAGCAGCGCGCCGACGCCGTACGCCGCGTCTTCGGCAAGGCACTGCAGAATGTGGACGTCACCACCCGCGGTGTGGGCTCCACGCAGCTCCTGTTCCCGAATGACACGCCCGAAGGCCGTTTTTACTGCCGTATGGTGCAGGTTATCGTCGAAACGCCGGTCGGAGAATAA